In Micromonospora sp. NBC_01813, the following are encoded in one genomic region:
- a CDS encoding FAD-dependent oxidoreductase: MTNPAILTVDDDPNVSRAVARDIRRRYGDRYRVVRAASGAEALTALRELKLRGEQVALLLADYRMPEMNGIEFLEAAMDLYPQARRVLLTAYADTDAAIDAINVVDLDHYLLKPWHPPEEKLYPVCDALLESWQRTPAASADELRVIGHRWSAPSFEVRDFLARNLVPYRWLLADDAEAQQLLTAAGAGPADIPVVVCPDGAVLRNPARAELAARVGLHTTAAQEFYDLVVVGAGPAGLGAAVYGASEGLRTVLIERRATGGQAGQSSRIENYLGFPDGVSGAQLTDRARRQALKFGTELLTTRDAVGLSTVGATRLLHFADGGTIAGHTIVLATGVAYRQLDAPGLADLTGRGVFYGSAATEAPNCHGQEVYIVGGANSAGQAAVYFSRHADRVHLLIRGADLTNSMSRYLIDQIEGIDAIEVHPYTSVVAGAGDDHLQRLTLRDTRTGGTRDVETSWLFIFIGAEPRTDWLDGTLVRDDRGFVVTGPDLTAGGRRPPGWSLPRDPYLLESSVPGVFAAGDVRADSVKRVASAVGEGALVVTLAHRYLAAQ; the protein is encoded by the coding sequence GTGACCAACCCGGCGATCCTCACCGTCGACGACGACCCCAACGTCTCCCGGGCCGTCGCCCGCGACATCCGCCGCCGCTACGGCGACCGCTACCGGGTCGTCCGGGCCGCCTCCGGTGCGGAGGCGCTGACCGCCCTGCGGGAGCTGAAGTTGCGTGGCGAGCAGGTGGCGCTGCTGCTGGCCGACTACCGGATGCCGGAGATGAACGGCATCGAGTTCCTCGAAGCCGCGATGGACCTCTATCCACAGGCCCGCCGGGTGCTGCTCACCGCGTACGCCGACACCGACGCCGCCATCGACGCGATCAACGTCGTCGACCTGGACCACTACCTGCTCAAACCCTGGCATCCGCCGGAAGAGAAGCTCTACCCGGTCTGCGACGCGCTGCTGGAGTCGTGGCAGCGCACGCCGGCCGCCAGCGCGGACGAGCTGCGGGTCATCGGCCACCGCTGGTCGGCGCCGTCGTTCGAGGTACGCGACTTCCTGGCCCGCAACCTGGTGCCGTACCGGTGGCTGCTCGCCGACGACGCCGAGGCGCAGCAGTTGCTGACCGCCGCCGGTGCCGGGCCGGCCGACATCCCGGTGGTGGTCTGCCCCGATGGGGCGGTGCTGCGCAACCCGGCCCGGGCCGAACTGGCCGCCCGGGTCGGCCTGCACACCACCGCGGCGCAGGAGTTCTACGACCTGGTCGTGGTCGGAGCCGGTCCGGCGGGGCTCGGGGCCGCCGTGTACGGCGCCTCCGAGGGCCTGCGGACCGTGCTCATCGAACGGCGGGCCACCGGCGGGCAGGCCGGGCAGAGCAGCCGGATCGAGAACTATCTCGGCTTCCCGGACGGCGTCTCCGGTGCCCAGCTGACCGACCGGGCCCGCCGGCAGGCGTTGAAGTTCGGCACCGAGCTGCTGACCACCCGCGACGCGGTGGGGCTGAGCACGGTCGGCGCGACCCGGCTGCTGCACTTCGCCGACGGCGGCACCATCGCCGGGCACACCATCGTGCTCGCGACCGGGGTGGCGTACCGGCAGCTCGACGCCCCCGGGTTGGCCGACCTCACCGGCCGTGGGGTCTTCTACGGTTCGGCGGCCACCGAGGCGCCGAACTGCCACGGTCAGGAGGTCTACATCGTCGGCGGGGCGAACTCCGCCGGGCAGGCCGCGGTCTACTTCTCCCGGCACGCCGACCGGGTGCATCTGCTGATCCGTGGTGCCGACCTGACCAACTCGATGTCGCGGTACCTGATCGACCAGATCGAGGGGATCGACGCGATCGAGGTGCACCCGTACACCTCGGTCGTCGCCGGGGCCGGCGACGACCATCTGCAGCGACTCACCCTGCGGGACACCCGGACCGGCGGCACCCGGGACGTCGAGACGTCGTGGTTGTTCATCTTCATCGGGGCCGAGCCGCGCACCGACTGGCTCGACGGGACCCTGGTCCGCGACGACCGTGGCTTCGTCGTGACCGGGCCCGACCTCACCGCCGGTGGTCGGCGCCCACCGGGCTGGTCGTTGCCCCGGGATCCGTACCTGCTGGAATCCAGCGTGCCCGGCGTGTTCGCCGCCGGCGACGTACGCGCCGACTCGGTGAAACGGGTCGCCTCCGCCGTCGGCGAGGGCGCCCTGGTGGTCACCTTGGCGCACCGCTACCTGGCGGCGCAGTGA
- a CDS encoding ATP-binding protein: MTGDRLDAAQLRGLFLFESLTDDQLAEITRLGEVRRWAAGSIIYAEGDPAECFFVLLDGAITLSRRVRGANVEVARSEHRGAYAGATQAYAGDRMEQVYPNTMRALTDVALLALPAPEFAAAIRQWFPMAMHLLDGLFVAMRTTQTVVGERERLIALGSLTAGLTHELNNPAAAAVRASAVLRERIAGMRHKLATVADGRIDGAQLRRLVDLQEAAVQRAATAPRRSPLEISDAEDELVDWLDERGVPDGWELTSTLVAGGFDPAGLDEVAGAVAASDLAATVRWMAYTVETELLLGEIDDAVARISGLVGAAKQYSQLDRAPHQTVDVHDLLDATLAMFTGKVPAGVRVVREYDRTVPPVPAYPAELNQVWTNLIDNALAAMGPAGTLTVRTGQADGCLSVEIADTGPGIPPEVRPRIFEPFFTTKPIGEGTGLGLDISYRIVVKKHGGDIRVESAPGSTSFRVLLPLTGG; this comes from the coding sequence GTGACCGGCGACCGGCTCGACGCCGCCCAGCTGCGCGGCCTGTTCCTGTTCGAATCGCTCACCGACGACCAGTTGGCCGAGATCACCCGGCTGGGCGAGGTCCGGCGGTGGGCGGCCGGGTCGATCATCTACGCCGAGGGCGACCCGGCGGAGTGCTTCTTCGTGCTGCTCGACGGCGCGATCACGCTGTCGCGCCGGGTCCGGGGCGCGAACGTCGAGGTCGCCCGCAGCGAGCACCGCGGCGCCTACGCCGGGGCGACCCAGGCGTACGCGGGCGACCGGATGGAGCAGGTGTACCCGAACACCATGCGGGCACTGACCGACGTGGCGCTGCTGGCGTTGCCGGCACCCGAGTTCGCCGCCGCGATCCGCCAGTGGTTCCCGATGGCGATGCACCTGCTCGACGGGTTGTTCGTGGCGATGCGCACGACGCAGACGGTGGTCGGCGAACGCGAACGGTTGATCGCACTCGGTTCACTCACCGCCGGGCTGACGCACGAGCTGAACAATCCGGCCGCCGCCGCCGTCCGGGCCTCCGCCGTGTTGCGGGAACGGATCGCCGGCATGCGGCACAAGCTGGCCACGGTCGCCGACGGCCGGATCGACGGTGCGCAGCTGCGCCGGCTGGTCGACCTGCAAGAGGCGGCGGTGCAGCGGGCGGCGACCGCGCCACGACGCTCCCCGCTGGAGATCAGCGACGCCGAGGACGAGCTGGTCGACTGGCTGGACGAGCGCGGCGTACCGGATGGCTGGGAACTGACCTCCACCCTGGTGGCCGGCGGTTTCGACCCGGCCGGGCTGGACGAGGTGGCCGGGGCGGTCGCCGCGTCCGACCTGGCGGCCACGGTCCGCTGGATGGCGTACACCGTCGAGACCGAGCTGCTGCTCGGCGAGATCGACGACGCGGTGGCCCGGATCTCCGGGCTGGTCGGCGCGGCCAAGCAGTACTCGCAGCTGGACCGGGCTCCGCACCAGACGGTGGACGTGCACGACCTGCTCGACGCCACCCTCGCCATGTTCACCGGCAAGGTCCCGGCCGGCGTGCGGGTGGTACGCGAGTACGACCGGACGGTGCCGCCGGTGCCGGCGTACCCGGCGGAGCTGAACCAGGTCTGGACCAACCTGATCGACAACGCGCTGGCCGCGATGGGGCCGGCCGGGACGCTGACGGTCCGCACCGGGCAGGCCGACGGTTGTCTGTCGGTGGAGATCGCCGACACCGGCCCGGGTATCCCGCCGGAGGTGCGGCCGCGGATCTTCGAGCCGTTCTTCACCACCAAGCCGATCGGCGAGGGCACCGGGCTCGGGCTGGACATCTCGTACCGGATCGTGGTGAAGAAGCACGGCGGCGACATTCGGGTGGAATCGGCACCCGGGTCGACCAGCTTCCGCGTGCTGCTCCCGCTGACCGGCGGCTGA
- a CDS encoding NUDIX domain-containing protein: MSDVAAILLVDPAGALLLQLRDGRAPSHPHTWCVPGGHCEPGETPEQAALRELLEETGLRAEHGLRLFCRRELAPDRTAHYFFGSTRARQRDVLLGEGDAMVFLRPEEITDGRPLAPGSAALIAEFLASPQYAWGVSAAYDPAHDPDRRQVRALHQAGG, from the coding sequence GTGAGCGACGTCGCTGCGATTCTGCTGGTCGACCCGGCCGGTGCCCTGCTGCTGCAACTGCGCGACGGCCGGGCCCCCAGCCATCCGCACACCTGGTGTGTGCCGGGCGGACACTGCGAGCCGGGTGAGACACCGGAGCAGGCGGCGCTGCGTGAGCTGCTGGAGGAGACCGGGCTGCGAGCCGAACACGGGCTGCGGCTGTTCTGCCGTCGGGAGCTGGCGCCGGACCGTACGGCACACTATTTCTTCGGTTCCACCCGGGCCCGGCAACGCGACGTGCTGCTCGGCGAGGGCGACGCCATGGTGTTCCTGCGGCCGGAGGAGATCACCGACGGCCGACCACTGGCGCCCGGCTCGGCCGCGCTGATCGCCGAGTTCCTCGCCTCGCCGCAGTACGCCTGGGGGGTCAGCGCCGCGTATGATCCGGCCCATGATCCGGACCGGCGCCAGGTCCGCGCGCTCCACCAGGCCGGAGGGTAG
- a CDS encoding DNA adenine methylase: protein MIRTGARSARSTRPEGRSFLKWAGGKTRYAATIVAAAPPFTGTYREPFLGSGAVFFELAPARAVLSDTNPELIVCFELVARDPDAVMRLLDEQPNTAEHFAAMRRRSPADCSDLERAVRVIYLNKTAFRGLWRVNRRGEFNTPYGAYDRPYYNRQVLLDAARALAVAELRVVDFVEQLDEAAAGDWVYLDPPYVPLGGWADFKRYTADQFGAPDHVRLRDAMRRAAQRGVWVTSTNSDTPFVHELYGADFSIARMATRRDINLQAAKRGSWDLLITNYELPAVVGPVPLDGPAPPR from the coding sequence ATGATCCGGACCGGCGCCAGGTCCGCGCGCTCCACCAGGCCGGAGGGTAGGTCGTTTCTCAAGTGGGCGGGCGGCAAGACGCGGTACGCGGCGACGATCGTCGCGGCGGCGCCGCCGTTCACCGGCACGTACCGGGAGCCGTTCCTGGGCAGCGGTGCGGTCTTCTTCGAGCTCGCGCCGGCGCGGGCGGTGCTCAGTGACACCAATCCGGAGCTGATCGTCTGCTTCGAACTGGTCGCCCGGGACCCGGACGCGGTGATGCGGCTGCTCGACGAGCAGCCGAACACCGCCGAACACTTCGCGGCGATGCGTCGGCGGTCGCCGGCCGACTGCTCCGATCTGGAGCGCGCGGTCCGGGTGATCTACCTGAACAAGACCGCGTTCCGGGGGCTCTGGCGGGTAAACCGGCGGGGCGAGTTCAACACCCCGTACGGCGCCTACGACCGGCCGTACTACAACCGGCAGGTGCTGCTGGACGCGGCGCGGGCGCTGGCCGTCGCCGAGCTGCGGGTGGTGGACTTCGTCGAGCAGCTGGACGAGGCGGCGGCCGGCGACTGGGTCTACCTGGATCCGCCGTACGTGCCGCTGGGCGGCTGGGCCGATTTCAAGCGCTACACGGCCGACCAGTTCGGGGCACCGGACCACGTACGGCTGCGTGACGCGATGCGCCGCGCCGCGCAGCGGGGGGTCTGGGTGACGTCGACCAACAGCGACACCCCGTTCGTCCACGAGCTGTACGGTGCCGACTTCTCGATCGCCCGGATGGCGACCCGCCGCGACATCAACCTGCAGGCGGCCAAGCGCGGCAGCTGGGATCTGCTGATCACCAACTACGAGTTGCCGGCGGTGGTGGGGCCGGTGCCGCTCGACGGTCCGGCCCCACCCCGGTAG
- a CDS encoding SDR family oxidoreductase gives MITVTGATGHLGRLVVADLLDRGVPAEQIVAVVRTPDKAADLAAQGVQVRTGDYDRPETLGAALAGTRKLLLVSGSEVGKRVPQHRNVIDAAQAAGVDLIVYTSLLKADTTSVPLAAEHLPTEELIRASGLPFVLLRNGWYLENYTEMGLAQALASGAVIGSAGDGRVAAATRADFAAAAAAVLTDPAAGKPGSVYELGGDQPFTLTELAAEITAVSGRQVGYQDLPADVYAKALTDAGVPELFAQVLAASDVGISRGELTTDSGDLSRLIGRPTTSLGTALRTAIAALPAS, from the coding sequence ATGATCACTGTCACCGGAGCCACCGGCCACCTCGGCCGACTCGTCGTCGCCGACCTGCTCGACCGGGGCGTGCCGGCGGAGCAGATCGTGGCCGTCGTCCGTACCCCGGACAAGGCCGCCGACCTCGCGGCCCAGGGTGTCCAGGTCCGCACCGGCGACTACGACCGGCCGGAAACCCTCGGCGCCGCCCTGGCCGGCACCCGCAAGCTGCTGCTCGTCTCCGGCAGCGAGGTGGGCAAGCGCGTACCGCAGCACCGCAACGTGATCGACGCGGCCCAGGCCGCCGGTGTCGACCTGATCGTCTACACCAGCCTGCTGAAGGCGGACACCACCAGCGTCCCGCTGGCCGCCGAGCACCTGCCCACCGAGGAGCTGATCCGCGCCAGCGGCCTGCCGTTCGTCCTGCTGCGCAACGGCTGGTACCTGGAGAACTACACCGAGATGGGGCTGGCCCAGGCCCTCGCCTCCGGCGCGGTCATCGGCTCCGCCGGCGACGGCCGGGTCGCCGCCGCCACCCGGGCCGACTTCGCCGCCGCAGCGGCGGCCGTGCTGACCGACCCGGCCGCCGGCAAGCCCGGCAGCGTCTACGAACTCGGTGGCGACCAGCCGTTCACCCTCACCGAGCTGGCCGCCGAGATCACCGCCGTCAGCGGCCGCCAGGTCGGCTACCAGGACCTGCCGGCCGACGTGTACGCCAAGGCACTCACCGACGCCGGCGTACCCGAGCTCTTCGCGCAGGTGCTGGCCGCCTCCGACGTCGGCATCTCCCGAGGTGAGCTGACCACCGACAGCGGTGACCTGAGCCGGCTGATCGGCCGACCCACCACGTCGCTCGGCACCGCCCTGCGCACCGCGATCGCGGCGCTGCCGGCCAGCTGA
- a CDS encoding winged helix-turn-helix transcriptional regulator, protein MASRSTTTSPADLHPPADRRPPAEDDPIAALVADVFARACPSRVTLEHVAGKWGMLALAALLDGNYRFNALRRRVDGISEKMLAQTLQALERDGMVLRDVQATIPPRVEYSLTPLGHAVATKLRELIELVETEMPAVLAARARFDAPA, encoded by the coding sequence ATGGCCAGCCGGTCCACGACCACGTCACCCGCCGATCTGCACCCGCCCGCCGATCGCCGCCCGCCCGCCGAGGACGACCCGATCGCGGCGCTGGTCGCCGACGTGTTCGCCCGCGCCTGCCCCTCCCGGGTCACGCTAGAGCACGTAGCCGGCAAATGGGGCATGCTCGCTCTCGCGGCGCTACTCGACGGCAACTACCGGTTCAACGCGCTCCGCCGCCGGGTGGACGGAATCAGCGAGAAGATGCTTGCCCAGACCCTGCAGGCACTGGAACGCGACGGCATGGTCCTGCGCGACGTCCAGGCGACCATCCCACCCCGCGTCGAATACAGCCTCACCCCACTCGGACACGCCGTGGCCACGAAACTGCGCGAGCTGATCGAGTTGGTGGAGACCGAGATGCCGGCTGTGCTCGCGGCCCGCGCCCGCTTCGACGCACCGGCCTGA
- a CDS encoding DUF5995 family protein: MPELRWGHVHDQIIDILGHRPSTVAGVVEDLAALQVLLEAATPNDRENPVADFNHLYWVITKTIDEQLAEGAFADAEFLTLLDIEFAERYFEALRCWGNRTETPVAWQVLFRRLRDESVRSLPSAAAGVNAHINYDLPFALLNTWGKLGSGPENEAQHRDYLHINEIFFDRIPELRRSYLSNWQICIDRLNGRVDDWYQNRLVEFTRDIAWRDAARMWVLRDDSEAMESERLRLDRHTAFLGWALLSPVGNLLQ, translated from the coding sequence ATGCCAGAACTTCGCTGGGGTCATGTGCACGACCAGATCATCGACATCCTCGGCCATCGACCCAGCACTGTGGCTGGCGTGGTGGAGGACCTCGCGGCACTCCAGGTGCTGTTGGAGGCCGCGACGCCGAACGACCGGGAGAACCCGGTCGCCGACTTCAACCACCTCTACTGGGTGATCACGAAGACCATCGACGAGCAGCTGGCCGAGGGCGCGTTCGCCGATGCCGAGTTTCTCACCCTGCTGGACATCGAGTTCGCCGAACGCTACTTCGAGGCGCTGCGCTGCTGGGGAAACCGGACCGAGACCCCGGTGGCCTGGCAGGTGCTGTTCCGCCGGCTGCGCGACGAGAGCGTACGGTCGTTGCCGTCGGCCGCCGCCGGGGTGAACGCGCACATCAACTACGACCTGCCGTTCGCGTTGCTGAACACCTGGGGCAAGCTCGGCTCGGGGCCGGAGAACGAGGCGCAGCACCGTGACTACCTGCACATCAACGAGATCTTCTTCGACCGGATCCCGGAGCTTCGGCGCAGCTATCTGAGCAACTGGCAGATCTGCATCGACCGGCTCAACGGCAGGGTCGACGACTGGTACCAGAACCGGTTGGTCGAGTTCACCAGGGACATCGCCTGGCGGGACGCGGCCCGAATGTGGGTGTTGCGGGACGACTCGGAGGCAATGGAGAGCGAGCGGCTGCGGCTGGACCGGCACACCGCCTTCCTGGGTTGGGCGCTGCTCTCCCCGGTCGGCAATCTCCTGCAGTAG